One Babylonia areolata isolate BAREFJ2019XMU chromosome 27, ASM4173473v1, whole genome shotgun sequence DNA window includes the following coding sequences:
- the LOC143301584 gene encoding large ribosomal subunit protein eL32-like, translating to MALRPLVKPNIVKKRTKKFIRHQSDRYLRVKPNWRKPKGIDNRVRRRFKGQYLMPNIGYGSAKQTRHCCPDGFRKFVVRNVKELEVLMMQNRRFSAEIAHCVSSRKRKAIVERAQQLSIKVTNPSARLRSEEDE from the exons ATGGCTCTCAGACCACTTGTCAAGCCCAATATTgtgaagaaaaggacaaaaaaattTATCCGTCACCAGTCAGATAGGTACCTGCGGGTCAAG CCAAACTGGCGCAAACCCAAAGGTATTGACAACCGTGTGAGGCGGCGCTTCAAGGGCCAGTACTTGATGCCCAACATTGGATACGGAAGTGCTAAGCAGACACGCCACTGCTGCCCTGATGGCTTCAGAAAGTTTGTTGTCAGGAACGTGAAG GAACTGGAAGTGCTGATGATGCAGAACCGCCGCTTCTCTGCCGAGATTGCTCACTGCGTGTCCAGCCGCAAACGCAAGGCCATCGTGGAGCGCGCACAGCAGCTGTCCATCAAAGTGACCAACCCCAGCGCTCGCCTCCGCTCTGAGGAGGATGAGTAa